A segment of the Asinibacterium sp. OR53 genome:
TTCTCCGCTTTCATTTTCTATTATCCAAAGTGGTCTTTTAGCAGGAGAATGTTCCTCAAACCATTTTAACCTGCTTTCAACTGTAACATTTTCTGTATCTGCCGTTACCATTCTTGATGAAATGGTTGAATTATAGATCTCAACTATTTTGGGCAGGTCTTCTACAGTGGCATTTCTAAACGTCAATTCGCTCATGTTTGCTTTTTTAGAAAGACTTTAGATTTATTGCAGGTGCCAGCTTTCCCGTAAAGTTATCCATGTTGGGTTAGCATTAACGGGCGCCAAAAGAATCTGGCTGGAATCGAACAGAAAATTGAAGCCGGCTATCTCATTATATCTGAAATTAGGTTTTAAAGAAATTCCCATCGATACTTCGCCTTATGCAAGGGCAGACATTCGAATGGAATATTGGTGCGCCCATTAGTTCACTTCCAGCTCATCCTTAGCCGGCAGTTGCGGGAACCTGCCATGAGGCTCTGCCTGATACCAGAATACAACACTGGCAATATCGTCCTGCAATGGCAAATACCGGCCGCTGTTATCGTTGTGCCAGCCCAGGTCTTGTATGGTTACCTTTAAATTCTTTTCAAAACGTATAGGATCGGTAATATGCCAGCGGTATAGGCCAAACCTTTGTTGGGAATTATAATGCCCATCCGGACGTATCACCTGTACCAGCCCGGCATATGGTGTGTTGAATGCAGTATAATTGCTCTCCATAACCCCTGATGCGTTTTTACTCCTGGTATCAAAATCATAGCTTCCGCAGAAATAATCTTCCGTTCCGGTTCCGCATATCGTAGGGAATTGGCTGTCACCATCCATATAGAACTTGATCTCTCCCTCACCCCACCAGCCGTTGGCATGTACACCAATGGCCATATAGGTTCCCACATATTGCCCCTTACCCGTAACACCATCCAGCAACACATAATCTTTTTTATAAGGGTTAGGGTTGATGCGCTTGTACTGTGCATGAAAATAGGCAGCTTCGCGGGCAATTTCTTTCAGCTCATAATTGATGGAATAATAAAGGGTCATATCCTTATCATCTATATTCTCCATCGTGATCTTACAACGGCGCCTGAACGGCATTGGCCAGTAGCAGTTGAACGCACTGCCCGGGTTCACACAAACGGCCAGAGAGCTGAGCGGCGCGTACTGTCCCCATCCCATACAAAAAAAGTCGCCCACCGGACATTCCACACTGGGCGTACTTTCTCCATCCCAATAAAAACGGATGATGCTATTGCGCCAGTTGCCGGTTGGTGTCATCCAGATATGATTGATACAGCCGCTGGAATCGATATCGGCCAGTGTGAATGCGGTGTGTGATTTGATCACTACAGAGGGACTCAGCTTCCAGGTTTGTCCGAGTTCCCTGGCAGCAGAAGCGCCGGTACCGGTGGTAGCCATCCCGCCCATACCTTTTGCTCCTGTAAAATTCTCCGGACTAATGCTCCTGCTTTTAGCATCGGATAACTTATATAATTGTTCAAGGTTATTTTGTGCGTTTGCCTGTATCAACAAAAGAAAGGCAAAGCACAACAACAATCCATGTTTGGTTGCAACCGATGGTTTTATCATAAAGCTGTTATTTGTTTAAAGATAATTTTCTTTCCGGATTTTATTGTTTGATGGCCTAGCAATATTTCGAGTGCTATGTTCTCAACCGTGTATCCGTTGTGTTCCCTCCGGTTGTTCCCCTACGTTTTTATCACAAAAAAAAAAATCCCCATTGACAGAAGCCAATGAGGACCAGCGCACTACCTCCTGTCTTACGCTTATTGAACAACCGGTACTACCATCCGGGATTATTAGGAAGGATATTACTGTTCACCAGCAATTCTGCCTGCGGAATGGGCGTGTGATATACTGATTCGGAAGGTTGCAACAGATTCTTGGTAACACCGGCCGGTAAATCATCTGCCAGGCGCTCTATATTGCTATTAGTGCGCCTCAAATCAAATAACCGGTGCCCCTCAAATGCCAGTTCTTTGTATCGTTCTGTAAGAATGGCCCTGATAAGATCCGTATTACTGGCGAAGGACTGGCTGGTATAACCTTGTATCCTTGCGGCACGTAAAGTATTCAGATCATTGGTACCATCTGCCAGTCTGCCCATACGTGCATAAGCCTCTGCACGTATCAGGTACATTTCCGCTGTACGAAATACTTTTACGTCTGCCAGGTTAAGAGCACCCGGCTGTCCCGCATATTTATTGATGGTATTTGGTAATTGCCCGCCTGTTATCAAAGAGGAATCTGTAGCAAAGTAACTGCTGTAACGCACATCATTGGCGCTGTCATACAACCGCATCAGTTTGAGCGCCGGTGCAAAATATACAATACCGGTAGCAACATTTTTCCATACATCACCCGGACGGAAAGCGCTGCGATTGGTGCGCTTCAGTTTAAAGATCACTTCCGCATCGCTTTGATCCTGCCATATGGCAGGAAAAACATCCGGTGTTGCCAATGGAATTTTATTGATCAGCAGGGAGGATTTATCAATGGCTCCTTGCCAGTCGCCCGCATACAGCGCTACCCGGGCTTCCAGCGATTGCAGTGCATTCAGGCCCATCCTGATATTAGTGCTGCTTGTCTGTTGAGCAAGCAGGGTTTCTGCATCGGATATATCCTGTTTCAATAATTTGAAAAAATCAGCGGTAGCTGGGCGGGAAGGTTTGGAATCAAGATCCGTACGCGTAATATAAGGAACAGCGGCTGCATCGGGCGTGTACACCGGCGCATAAGCATAAGCCCTGTACAGGTCGAAATGCTGAAAAGCCCGGATGACCAGCAATTCCCCCTTCAGCTGGTTTCTCTTTATTTCCTCGCTCGCATTCTTTACGGGCACTGTACCGATATGCTCCAGTATACTATTGGCCCTTCCTATGATCTGGTAAGCAGTGGCCCAGGGGCTGGCAATCTCTTTATCGCCAACAGAGAAAGTCCACCTGAACAATGATTGTGCACTGCTGTTCACACCCGCATTCTTTAAACCAATGCGGCATTCATCTGTGGGCACACTTGCCAATTGCATGATATACTCTTCCTGCCAGTCGGCATACACGCCCAATACGCCCTGTTCCAATGTTTGTACGGATGAGAAAACGGCCTGGCCGTCTACCTGGTCAACAGGTGTTTTTTCCAGTTGCTTGGTGCATGACTGCATACCGGATACCAGTATGATCAGGAAAGAAAATACAAACCATTTCTTTATTGTAATGTTGTTCATTGTGTACATAATGCTTTTGATTTAAAATGAAACATTGATACCACCTGTGATCATTCTGGGCATAGGATATTCATATTGCGCAATATCATTGGCATCTTCCGGATCAAACCCACGCCATTTCATGAATGAGAACAGGTTCTGTCCGTATGCAAAAACTTTCAGCCCGTGTATGTATTTCGACAGGTTTGTTCCCAAAGGAACATGGTATGCAATGGACAGGTTCCTAAGCTTAAGGTAATCGGCACTCATGATATCCCTGGAAGTAAAGAAAGTAGGATACTGCGCCCCTGCATAAGCAACATGATCACCGGGTTTCTGCCAGATATTCAGCATATCGGCCGATTGATTATACTGCCTGTAGTTGGCATCACCCGAGTGGGCATACAGGTTGGGATAATTGAGCCTGGACATACCTTTGATGAAACTCATCAGCAACGAAACTTCAAATTGTTTATAGGTAACATTCAGGGTAAAGCCGCCTTTGTAAGGAGGATCGTATACCTTACCTGCCATGGGTACTGCATCACCTGAATTATATGTGTTGGTGGTCTTTCCATCTTTTGTTAAATAAATCGGGGCCCCTGTTGCAGGATCAACACCTTGCCAGCGAACAGCATAAAAAGTTCCCAGTGCATAACCTGGTAAACTCATCGATGCTTCATCGGCAAATATCTTGCGCTCATTACCCAGTGTTAACACCATGTTCTGGTTATAAGCCAGGTTCAGACCAGCCGTCACTTTCCAATCCTTTTGTTTGATGATGTCTCCTTCTATCATCAGTTCCACACCCCTGTTCCTGATCCTTCCCTCATTGGATGAAATGGTAGCAAAACCGGTTGTGAGGGAAAGGTTCCTGTTCACAAACAGGCCATCGGTAATACGGTTATAAAAATCAAGCTCGGTACGCAGTCTGTTCTTGAAGAACCCGGCTTCAACGGCCACGTCTGCAATACGATTCATCTCCCAGTTATAAGCCGGGTTACCTGGGGTTTGCAACTCATAAGCGCTTTGCCCTGCATAGTTGGCCGGCGCATACAGCTCCCTGTATCCATAATCGCTGGCAAATCCGCCTGCATTGCCGGTGAGGCCATAACTGGCTCTCAGCCGCAAGTAAGAAAAGTGAGTTCTCAATCGTTCGGCAAAGGATTCAGAGAGCACATTCCAACTGCCGCCTACAGCATAGAAATATTTATACCGGTTCAAAGCAGGCACTTGCGAAGAACCATCTCTTCTCAGGCTTGCCGACAATGTGTATTTGTTGGAATAAGAATAACGGGCAATGGCTATCTGCGACAACAACAGGTTATCGGGTGTGGTTTGTCCGCTTATAGCAGGAATGAAATTATTATCAGCCGTACCCTGTGATACACCGGCAGGTGTATTGAGAAGCAAGCTGTTCAATCCGTAACCGGTAAAGCCAAAACCTTCTCCTTTGATCCGGTTCATTTCAGCCAGCAGGTTGGCTTCCAGTTCGTGGTCACCCCATTTTTTGTTGTAGCGAATGCCCCCGTTCGCAATCAAACCCAGCCTGGTTGCGAGGCTGCGCTGGTAAGATCCGCGGTTGCCATTCGGTTCCTGCGCGCCATAATAAGAATCGGGATTGAGATAGTTGGTAAAATTGGATTGCTGGTAATCGATGCCCACCGTACCGATCAGGTGCAGGTTGGAAGACAAACGGAAATCCTCATTCAGAGAGACCACCGCTTTGATCTGGTTGTCTTTACGCAGGCTATTGCGATACACATCCAGGGCATTGGAACCAAAATTACCGGGTCCGGCAGAATCAGTGGGCGACTGATAAGGCAATGCATAATACAGTGAGGCGATGGGATTCTTTTCTGTAATACCACCACCTCCTACTGCTGCACCCCCTTGTGGCGCCACACCTTCGTCCTGTATGTAACGCACAGCAGCGGTAGACAATCCAACAGACAGGCTCGATTTCAAACGGCCGCTGGTATTCTGGATATTGGCCCTCAAACTATAGCGTTTCAGGCTGGAATTCAATGCAATACCTTCCTGGTTCAGGTAAGAAGCGGCAATATAAAACAGGGTACGATCATTACCGCCCGACAAGTTCAATGTATGCGATTGTGTAAAAGCTTTACGAAGTAAGTATTTACGCCAGTCGGTATTGATGGTTTTCAGGCTATCGAGGTAGTGCTTGCCAAATGCATAATCAGCGGCTGTTTTCGGCGTGCTCACTCCATTTACGATCTTATTCGGGTTATTCGCCGAATAAGCCCATCCCGGAAGGTTGGGATCCTGCAGTATCTCTTCAAACTGCAGGCGCTGTGAGGTATTCATCATATCCCACTTGGAACTGTTGACCTCAGAAAAACCCATCTGTGTTTTATAGTTGATACGCACTTTACCATCCGGCAGTGCCATTCCTTTTTTGGTAGTGATCACGACCACACCATTAGCCGCTCTCGAACCATAAGGTGCTGTAGAAGCCGCATCTTTCAACACGTTGATAGATTCGAAATCATCTGTATTCAAAGCGGCAAAAGAAGCGGCAGCAATGGGAACTCCATCTACAATATAAAGCGGATTAGTATCGCCGTTAATGGAACCCAGTCCGCGTATGGTAACACGACCAGCTTCACCAGGTTGCCCTGTAGGCGTTCCTACATATAATCCTGGTGCACGTCCTTGCAGCATCACATCGAATGATCCAACGGGGTTGTTATCTATGGCAGCAGCTTTGATGGTAGACACAGCGCCCGTGGTCTTGTTCCTGCTCTGCTGTGTATAACCCGTTACCACGACTTCTCTCATCTCCTGTACATCTGCGGTCAAAGGAATCACGAGGTCATTGTCCAACGGGGTAACGGTCATTTGTTTGGTTTCATACCCCATCGATTTGATCACCAGTGTACATAACTGGTTAGTTATTTTTAGCGTAAACCGGCCCGATGAATCAGTGATCACATTGGCATGGTTTTCTTTACAGGAAACATAAACTCCTGTTATAGGTAAATGGGATGTTCCGTCTTGTACGCGCCCTTTTAAAAGCCGGTCTTGTGCATACAATGGCACAAATGACAATAAGCCCGCCAACAGGAAACAAATACTGCTCAACATCAATTTCATAATAGATCATTTTGCGTGTTAACTATTTCAGATTCAATAGCGACGCAAAACTAGAAGCGGCTTATTAAGAGCGTCTTAGCCTGAGATTAGCCGGGCATTAGTATATCATTAGAATCCTTTAATGTTGGGGGAACTCCATGATCATATCGGTTCCATTTCCAGGTTGTGAACGAACGGTCAATAAAACATTGTGCAAGCGGAATATTTTTTCACTGAGCGATAACCCAATGCCCACTCCTTCGTATTTTTTTGCATTGGATGCCCTGAAAAAAGGCCTGAAGATATTCTTACGATCTTCTTCATTGATGCCTATTCCGTAATCGCGGATGATGAGGGAGGTCTTATGGTTGTTGGCTGTGAGTACACAGTCTACTCTTTTCCCGTCTGAAAACTTGATCGCATTCTTCAGTATGTTTCCAATGGCCAGAAAAAGCAGGTGCCTGTTGCAGGAAAACGTGTACAAATGTTGATCAGCGGATAAATGATAGATGAGTTCTACCTCATGATGAGCAGCATATTCATCTTTTACCTGCCACATCAGTTCATCCAGGCGAACATCCTGCCTGTCTTCATCTACAATGGTTGCCTGGGCCAGTTCCAGCAGGCTGTTCAATAATTCATTCAGGTGTTCCGTTTCATTCAGTACTGTTTCCAGCGTTTTCCGGTAGTCGTCTTCGCTTCTTTTGGCACGCAGGCTCACTTCCAGTGAACCAATGATGGAAGTTAGTGGCGTTCGCAGTTCATGCGACGCATTGCTTACAAATTGTTTTTGGGTCTCGAAAGATTGTTCCAGGTGTTCGAGCAAATCATTGAAAGAACGTATCAATTCGCTGATCTCGTCTTTTCCGCCCGATTCATTCAACCGCTGGTCTAAACTGGTAGAACGAACGATCCTGATATCCCGGATCATCTTTTTGATCGGCTGAAGTGCCACTCTTGAAAAAAAGTGCCCGATGATCAGGGTAATCAACAGGGAGCTCAGGAAGAACAGCAACATCACATGGAACAACTGTTGCATGGCTTTGATACCATATTGATCTACTGCCGAAATCAATACACAGAAGTCTCCGGAATTATCCTGGTACAATATGCCAACCACTTGACGGTTATGATCAAAATAACGAATACTTCCCGATGAACGTACCTCATGAATGATTGCACGGCTCCATTCATGTGAAATGCTGTCTCTTAAAAAAACAGGCTGGTCGCTGCTATCGTAAATACGTACTATTTCGCCCGGAATGGATTGGGGGTATTTTTTGATGATATCCTTGAACTTGTCTGAAGGCAGGTTGTCTTCTGCCAGGAACAGCTGCGCTACAACGGTAGCCCGCTCTGTCAACCGGTTCCTGAATTCACTTTTCCTGTTGCTGTCTGTGATGAAATAGATACCGGTAAGCACACCCAATAAGAGTATGGCGAATAATACGGTGAACTGCATCAACAACCTGTCCTTGATCTTCATGGCTGTTCCTTTTATTGATGTATTATGGTTCTTTGAGTGTATAGCCCATTCCAATGACCGTATGGATCAGTTGTTGCTCAAACCCCTTGTCTATTTTACTGCGCAGGTAATTGATGTACACATCAATGAGGTTGGTTCCCCTGTTGAAATCAATGCCCCAGACCATTTCAGCGATCTTTGTTCGCGACAATACCCGGTTCTTATGGATCACCAGCACTTCCAGTAACGCGAATTCTTTGGCAGTTAACAGGATCTCTTTTTTATTCCGGGTCACCTTTTTTTTATAACCGTCTACTTCCAGGTCGGCTACCCTGTAAATGGTACCGGGAGCTATCAGGGTCTTACGGCGGGTGAGCACCCTCAGACGGGCAATCAGTTCTTCAAAATGAAAGGGCTTAACCAGGTAATCGTCGGCACCGCAATCGAATCCTGCCATTTTATCCTGCATGGTTCCCAATGCAGTTAACAGTAATACGGGGAGTTCAGGTTTGAGGCGACGGAGTTCTTTGCATACTTCCAGTCCGTTCCGCTGCGGCAAGATCACATCCATCACTACCACGTCATAATCATTTTCCAGGGCAAGCCGCTCTCCCGTTAACCCATCATAGGCAACGGTTACATCATGTAATTGTTCTTTGAGTCCTTTTCTGATAAAATCAGCCACTTTCAGTTCATCTTCTACCAGCAGGATATTCATGCATACAAATTTCCTGCAAAAATACAGGTCAGCCGCCGCGTTAAGATGCTACATTAATAAAATCTAATGTCAGGTATAAACTTAATATTTCTGCCTATTAGACGTTCCCCACAAGCTTGGCTATCAAAAAAGCAGCCGCAGCAGCTACCAGCCCAATCATGGTCACTTTCAGCGCCCCGGCCACAGGCGCCTGGCCTGTGACCTTACTTTTGAAATAACCGAATACAAACAGGCTGATCGTGGTAATGACCACGGAAATCAACAAGCCATCATGCGGCGTATGGGTAAAAAAATAAGCCGACAGAGGCAACAGGCCGCCTACACAATACGCTATACCAATGGTGAGTGCAGAATTGCGCGCCCTGTTGGGATCGGGTTTTTCCAGTCCCAACTCAAATTTCATCATGAAATCAACCCATTTGTGTTTGTCTTTTGCCATCTCTTCAGCTAACAGGTGTTGGCCCTCTGCATTGATCCCGTATGCTGCAAAGACCTCTTTTACTTCCTGCTTTTCTTTTTCAGGCATCTGCTCTACTTCATCATACTCCCTCTTCAATTCACTCTGGTAATGCTCCAGCTCTGTTCTGCCTGCCAGGTATCCGCCCAGCCCCATCGCAATACACCCTGCCACTATCTCTGCGATACCGGCAGTAACCACAATAGTATTATTAGACACGGCTCCGCTCAGACCTGCTGCCAAAGCAAAAGGTACGGTGAGCCCATCACTCATGCCTATTACCACATCGGTAATGAAGGCAGAGCTTTTCAAATGTTCTTCGTTATGCGGCATAAAAAGAATTGATGCATTAAATATAGAAAAAGGAGTTGCTTTGAACAACTCCTTAATATCAATAAATAGTGATCTCGGGTTCTGTTAGAACCTGTATGCCACCGTGGCTACCAATTGCGTGGGCGGAATGGGGTTTATACTGTAGTTTTCATGCGTGTAATAATTCAGTGCATTGGTAAGATTCGACAGTTTGGCCAGTAAAGATA
Coding sequences within it:
- a CDS encoding glycoside hydrolase family 172 protein produces the protein MIKPSVATKHGLLLCFAFLLLIQANAQNNLEQLYKLSDAKSRSISPENFTGAKGMGGMATTGTGASAARELGQTWKLSPSVVIKSHTAFTLADIDSSGCINHIWMTPTGNWRNSIIRFYWDGESTPSVECPVGDFFCMGWGQYAPLSSLAVCVNPGSAFNCYWPMPFRRRCKITMENIDDKDMTLYYSINYELKEIAREAAYFHAQYKRINPNPYKKDYVLLDGVTGKGQYVGTYMAIGVHANGWWGEGEIKFYMDGDSQFPTICGTGTEDYFCGSYDFDTRSKNASGVMESNYTAFNTPYAGLVQVIRPDGHYNSQQRFGLYRWHITDPIRFEKNLKVTIQDLGWHNDNSGRYLPLQDDIASVVFWYQAEPHGRFPQLPAKDELEVN
- a CDS encoding RagB/SusD family nutrient uptake outer membrane protein; the encoded protein is MYTMNNITIKKWFVFSFLIILVSGMQSCTKQLEKTPVDQVDGQAVFSSVQTLEQGVLGVYADWQEEYIMQLASVPTDECRIGLKNAGVNSSAQSLFRWTFSVGDKEIASPWATAYQIIGRANSILEHIGTVPVKNASEEIKRNQLKGELLVIRAFQHFDLYRAYAYAPVYTPDAAAVPYITRTDLDSKPSRPATADFFKLLKQDISDAETLLAQQTSSTNIRMGLNALQSLEARVALYAGDWQGAIDKSSLLINKIPLATPDVFPAIWQDQSDAEVIFKLKRTNRSAFRPGDVWKNVATGIVYFAPALKLMRLYDSANDVRYSSYFATDSSLITGGQLPNTINKYAGQPGALNLADVKVFRTAEMYLIRAEAYARMGRLADGTNDLNTLRAARIQGYTSQSFASNTDLIRAILTERYKELAFEGHRLFDLRRTNSNIERLADDLPAGVTKNLLQPSESVYHTPIPQAELLVNSNILPNNPGW
- a CDS encoding SusC/RagA family TonB-linked outer membrane protein; this translates as MKLMLSSICFLLAGLLSFVPLYAQDRLLKGRVQDGTSHLPITGVYVSCKENHANVITDSSGRFTLKITNQLCTLVIKSMGYETKQMTVTPLDNDLVIPLTADVQEMREVVVTGYTQQSRNKTTGAVSTIKAAAIDNNPVGSFDVMLQGRAPGLYVGTPTGQPGEAGRVTIRGLGSINGDTNPLYIVDGVPIAAASFAALNTDDFESINVLKDAASTAPYGSRAANGVVVITTKKGMALPDGKVRINYKTQMGFSEVNSSKWDMMNTSQRLQFEEILQDPNLPGWAYSANNPNKIVNGVSTPKTAADYAFGKHYLDSLKTINTDWRKYLLRKAFTQSHTLNLSGGNDRTLFYIAASYLNQEGIALNSSLKRYSLRANIQNTSGRLKSSLSVGLSTAAVRYIQDEGVAPQGGAAVGGGGITEKNPIASLYYALPYQSPTDSAGPGNFGSNALDVYRNSLRKDNQIKAVVSLNEDFRLSSNLHLIGTVGIDYQQSNFTNYLNPDSYYGAQEPNGNRGSYQRSLATRLGLIANGGIRYNKKWGDHELEANLLAEMNRIKGEGFGFTGYGLNSLLLNTPAGVSQGTADNNFIPAISGQTTPDNLLLSQIAIARYSYSNKYTLSASLRRDGSSQVPALNRYKYFYAVGGSWNVLSESFAERLRTHFSYLRLRASYGLTGNAGGFASDYGYRELYAPANYAGQSAYELQTPGNPAYNWEMNRIADVAVEAGFFKNRLRTELDFYNRITDGLFVNRNLSLTTGFATISSNEGRIRNRGVELMIEGDIIKQKDWKVTAGLNLAYNQNMVLTLGNERKIFADEASMSLPGYALGTFYAVRWQGVDPATGAPIYLTKDGKTTNTYNSGDAVPMAGKVYDPPYKGGFTLNVTYKQFEVSLLMSFIKGMSRLNYPNLYAHSGDANYRQYNQSADMLNIWQKPGDHVAYAGAQYPTFFTSRDIMSADYLKLRNLSIAYHVPLGTNLSKYIHGLKVFAYGQNLFSFMKWRGFDPEDANDIAQYEYPMPRMITGGINVSF
- a CDS encoding HAMP domain-containing sensor histidine kinase produces the protein MKIKDRLLMQFTVLFAILLLGVLTGIYFITDSNRKSEFRNRLTERATVVAQLFLAEDNLPSDKFKDIIKKYPQSIPGEIVRIYDSSDQPVFLRDSISHEWSRAIIHEVRSSGSIRYFDHNRQVVGILYQDNSGDFCVLISAVDQYGIKAMQQLFHVMLLFFLSSLLITLIIGHFFSRVALQPIKKMIRDIRIVRSTSLDQRLNESGGKDEISELIRSFNDLLEHLEQSFETQKQFVSNASHELRTPLTSIIGSLEVSLRAKRSEDDYRKTLETVLNETEHLNELLNSLLELAQATIVDEDRQDVRLDELMWQVKDEYAAHHEVELIYHLSADQHLYTFSCNRHLLFLAIGNILKNAIKFSDGKRVDCVLTANNHKTSLIIRDYGIGINEEDRKNIFRPFFRASNAKKYEGVGIGLSLSEKIFRLHNVLLTVRSQPGNGTDMIMEFPQH
- a CDS encoding response regulator; amino-acid sequence: MNILLVEDELKVADFIRKGLKEQLHDVTVAYDGLTGERLALENDYDVVVMDVILPQRNGLEVCKELRRLKPELPVLLLTALGTMQDKMAGFDCGADDYLVKPFHFEELIARLRVLTRRKTLIAPGTIYRVADLEVDGYKKKVTRNKKEILLTAKEFALLEVLVIHKNRVLSRTKIAEMVWGIDFNRGTNLIDVYINYLRSKIDKGFEQQLIHTVIGMGYTLKEP
- a CDS encoding VIT1/CCC1 transporter family protein codes for the protein MPHNEEHLKSSAFITDVVIGMSDGLTVPFALAAGLSGAVSNNTIVVTAGIAEIVAGCIAMGLGGYLAGRTELEHYQSELKREYDEVEQMPEKEKQEVKEVFAAYGINAEGQHLLAEEMAKDKHKWVDFMMKFELGLEKPDPNRARNSALTIGIAYCVGGLLPLSAYFFTHTPHDGLLISVVITTISLFVFGYFKSKVTGQAPVAGALKVTMIGLVAAAAAFLIAKLVGNV